A region of Geobacillus sp. 46C-IIa DNA encodes the following proteins:
- a CDS encoding adenosylcobinamide amidohydrolase — protein sequence MTMLDVRAVSHRYGQKQVLDGVTFSVEKGELFGILGPNGSGKTTLLKLISKELPLASGEIAISGRPLSELSAKQWARLAAVLPQTAETAHGYTVKETVALGRYAHQHGLFPTWTPEDETAVQEALAAVGLAHKIDVPLERLSGGERQRAYLARALAQEPQLLLLDEPTNHMDISGQVRLLDQLAQAARARGLTVVAVFHDMSVASLYCDRVLVLKEGKTAALGAPADVMTPELLNDVFAAPVVRQAHPAAAKPMFSFVPQHQREKAPSIGGMRPSFLDDAVVLAARTPLRVLSSALVGGGFQWATHFVNRHVGLDYDCRDAEGDMRRYLEQHGFPVARTIGMMTAVDVRDAVWRRKDGEAFSVAVMVTAGVGNAVDAARAWQHQPLVAKPGTINMVVVIGGTLTEAAFVQAVMTATEAKAKALADRSVYDPETGTAATGTSTDSLAVAATQTGRTFAYAGTATELGRVLGRLVYEATVEALDRYERRRGKR from the coding sequence ATGACCATGCTCGACGTGCGTGCCGTATCGCATCGGTACGGACAGAAACAAGTGCTTGACGGCGTGACGTTTTCCGTTGAAAAAGGGGAGCTGTTCGGCATTTTGGGGCCGAACGGCAGCGGGAAGACGACACTGCTCAAATTGATCAGCAAAGAGCTCCCGCTTGCAAGCGGCGAGATTGCCATAAGCGGTCGGCCGCTTTCCGAGCTGTCGGCAAAGCAATGGGCGCGGTTGGCCGCCGTTTTGCCGCAAACGGCGGAAACGGCGCACGGCTATACGGTGAAAGAAACGGTGGCGCTCGGCCGCTACGCCCATCAGCACGGCTTGTTTCCGACGTGGACGCCAGAGGATGAAACCGCCGTTCAAGAGGCGCTTGCCGCTGTCGGTTTGGCTCACAAAATCGATGTGCCGCTCGAGCGGTTAAGCGGCGGCGAGCGGCAGCGGGCTTATTTGGCTCGGGCGCTTGCCCAAGAGCCGCAGCTGCTCTTGTTGGATGAGCCGACCAACCATATGGATATAAGCGGGCAAGTTCGTCTTCTTGACCAGCTCGCCCAAGCCGCGCGCGCACGCGGCTTGACGGTGGTCGCTGTCTTTCACGACATGAGCGTTGCCAGCCTGTATTGCGATCGAGTGCTCGTTTTAAAAGAAGGAAAAACAGCCGCGCTCGGCGCGCCGGCGGACGTCATGACGCCGGAGCTGCTGAATGACGTGTTTGCCGCCCCGGTCGTGCGCCAAGCACATCCGGCGGCGGCGAAGCCGATGTTTTCGTTTGTGCCGCAACATCAACGCGAGAAAGCGCCGTCCATCGGCGGGATGCGCCCGTCTTTTCTCGATGACGCCGTCGTTCTCGCCGCTCGCACCCCGCTGCGCGTGCTATCCTCAGCGCTTGTCGGCGGCGGGTTTCAATGGGCGACCCATTTCGTCAACCGCCATGTTGGCTTGGACTACGATTGCCGCGATGCGGAAGGAGACATGCGGCGTTATTTGGAACAGCACGGATTTCCCGTTGCCCGGACGATCGGCATGATGACCGCCGTCGATGTGCGCGATGCCGTCTGGCGCCGGAAAGATGGGGAAGCGTTTTCGGTTGCGGTCATGGTGACGGCCGGCGTCGGCAATGCGGTTGACGCCGCCCGGGCGTGGCAGCATCAGCCGCTTGTGGCGAAGCCGGGGACGATCAATATGGTCGTCGTCATCGGCGGGACGCTGACTGAGGCGGCGTTCGTTCAGGCGGTGATGACAGCGACGGAAGCGAAGGCGAAAGCGCTGGCCGACCGCTCGGTGTATGACCCGGAAACGGGAACCGCCGCCACCGGAACGTCGACTGATTCACTCGCAGTGGCGGCGACGCAAACCGGACGGACGTTCGCCTATGCTGGGACGGCGACCGAGCTTGGCCGCGTGCTCGGCCGGCTTGTGTATGAGGCGACAGTCGAGGCGCTCGACCGCTATGAGCGGCGGAGGGGAAAACGATGA
- the cbiB gene encoding adenosylcobinamide-phosphate synthase CbiB: MTHLVALTLALFLDALFGDPRWLPHPVRGMGALIAYFDRRWNQGSGRRAKGVAAVAAALAIVYGLSALIVHIGYALSVYIGAAVEAVLIFTAIATKSLAEAAEDVRRPLEAGDLPAARRALSMIVGRDTERLDEAGITRACVETVAENTSDGVTTPLFYAAIGGAPLALLYRAVNTCDSMIGYKNEKYHEFGWAAARLDDVLNYIPARLTALVMVFAYGGRRLRRSLAVLFRDARRHPSPNSGWLEAAMAGLLGVQLGGTNTYGGIVSERPTLGDPDVSLRSVHIRRAVSIMAGTVFTFTLLLWIGGMIIALAGAWGESTRAL, from the coding sequence ATGACTCATCTGGTGGCGTTGACGTTGGCATTGTTTCTTGATGCGCTGTTTGGCGACCCGCGCTGGCTGCCCCATCCGGTGCGCGGGATGGGGGCGCTCATCGCTTATTTTGATCGGCGTTGGAATCAAGGAAGCGGCCGCCGGGCTAAGGGGGTGGCGGCCGTAGCCGCCGCGTTGGCCATCGTCTATGGATTGTCCGCGCTCATCGTTCATATCGGCTACGCCTTATCAGTATACATTGGCGCAGCAGTCGAAGCAGTGCTGATTTTTACAGCCATTGCGACCAAAAGCCTTGCTGAAGCGGCTGAGGATGTGCGCCGGCCGCTTGAAGCGGGCGATCTTCCGGCGGCGCGCCGCGCGCTGTCGATGATCGTCGGCCGCGATACCGAACGGCTCGATGAAGCCGGCATCACCCGTGCCTGTGTGGAAACGGTAGCGGAAAACACGAGCGACGGCGTTACCACCCCGCTCTTTTATGCAGCCATTGGCGGCGCCCCGCTCGCCTTATTGTATCGAGCGGTGAACACGTGCGATTCGATGATCGGCTACAAAAACGAGAAGTATCATGAATTTGGCTGGGCGGCTGCCCGGCTCGACGATGTGCTGAACTATATTCCGGCGCGGCTGACGGCGCTCGTGATGGTTTTTGCTTACGGCGGCCGCCGCCTCCGCCGCTCTTTGGCCGTGTTGTTTCGCGACGCCCGCCGCCATCCGAGCCCCAACAGCGGCTGGCTTGAGGCTGCGATGGCTGGATTGCTCGGTGTTCAGCTGGGCGGGACAAACACATACGGCGGCATCGTCTCCGAGCGGCCAACGCTCGGCGACCCGGACGTTTCGCTTCGCTCCGTTCATATTCGCCGAGCGGTCAGCATCATGGCCGGGACGGTGTTCACCTTTACGCTGCTGCTATGGATCGGGGGGATGATCATTGCATTGGCCGGCGCATGGGGCGAGTCCACACGCGCTTTATAA
- the cobD gene encoding threonine-phosphate decarboxylase CobD has protein sequence MHWPAHGASPHALYKRCGLTPPAEYIDFSVNTNPYRLPPSAWPNSEEWIRWASEYPDLEAEALVALIARQEGIERGQVLMTNGAAEAIYLLAALFAGRRVGVLEPTFSEYRRACLAYGCEVTAFMAAEERGFSYDIEKAAAWAAGRDIVFLCHPNNPTGTAVPEHELRSFIDAADQAGTYIVVDEAFYPFWRGGFTAMRWLDRHPHLIVLRSLTKIHHLAGVRLGYVVANEEIVAALKTRQPPWSASQVAQQLAIRFLQMEPFVEWTKERLAAERERVFRMLPTERYDVSPSVVNFYLLRPRSGRTEALLFHLLKKGIVPRHTMNFPGLDGRYVRLAVKTQTENDRLLEALMGWDG, from the coding sequence TTGCATTGGCCGGCGCATGGGGCGAGTCCACACGCGCTTTATAAGCGGTGCGGACTTACGCCTCCAGCTGAGTATATTGATTTCAGCGTCAATACGAACCCGTACCGGCTGCCGCCTTCCGCCTGGCCGAACAGCGAAGAGTGGATCCGCTGGGCCAGTGAGTATCCCGACTTAGAAGCGGAAGCGCTCGTGGCGCTGATCGCCAGGCAGGAAGGGATTGAGCGTGGGCAAGTGCTCATGACGAACGGGGCGGCCGAGGCGATTTATTTGTTGGCGGCCTTGTTTGCCGGCCGGCGGGTCGGCGTGTTGGAACCGACGTTTTCTGAGTATCGGCGCGCCTGCCTCGCCTACGGTTGCGAGGTAACGGCGTTTATGGCCGCGGAAGAACGCGGTTTCTCTTATGATATTGAAAAAGCGGCGGCGTGGGCGGCGGGGCGGGACATCGTGTTTTTATGCCATCCGAACAATCCGACCGGGACGGCGGTGCCGGAGCATGAACTTCGGTCGTTCATTGATGCGGCCGATCAAGCCGGTACGTATATCGTTGTTGATGAAGCGTTTTATCCGTTTTGGCGCGGCGGGTTTACCGCCATGCGCTGGCTGGACCGCCACCCGCACCTCATTGTGCTCCGATCATTGACGAAAATCCATCATTTAGCAGGGGTGCGCCTCGGCTATGTCGTTGCCAATGAGGAGATCGTTGCCGCGTTAAAAACGCGGCAGCCGCCATGGAGCGCAAGCCAAGTTGCTCAGCAGCTGGCGATCCGCTTTTTGCAAATGGAGCCGTTTGTGGAGTGGACAAAAGAGCGGCTGGCCGCCGAGCGGGAGCGGGTGTTTCGTATGCTTCCTACCGAACGGTATGACGTCTCGCCGTCGGTCGTCAACTTTTACTTGCTTCGTCCGCGGTCAGGGCGGACGGAGGCGCTGCTCTTCCATTTATTAAAGAAAGGGATTGTACCGCGGCATACGATGAATTTCCCAGGGCTTGACGGCCGTTACGTGCGGCTGGCGGTTAAAACACAGACCGAAAACGACCGGCTTCTCGAAGCCTTGATGGGGTGGGATGGATGA
- a CDS encoding bifunctional adenosylcobinamide kinase/adenosylcobinamide-phosphate guanylyltransferase: MIVFVSGAVRSGKSEAAEACARRLAHGGRLHYLATARAADAEMAARIRRHQERRTASGTHWTVWEAPARLGRFARSLHPSDVALIDCLTVWLANELFSGDSWRTEEASFVIARRLLDDVRSLADVCRAVVIVSNELFSGGVPADPGTFHYMKTLGWLHQQLVAEAAAAAVVECGLVRVKKGRWPQ, encoded by the coding sequence ATGATCGTGTTTGTGAGCGGTGCGGTGCGCAGCGGCAAAAGCGAAGCGGCGGAAGCGTGCGCTAGGCGTCTCGCCCACGGCGGCCGGCTCCATTATCTCGCCACTGCACGGGCGGCGGATGCAGAAATGGCGGCGCGCATCCGCCGCCATCAAGAGCGGCGCACAGCCAGTGGAACGCATTGGACGGTGTGGGAAGCGCCGGCACGCCTCGGCCGGTTTGCCCGGTCGCTTCATCCTTCCGACGTTGCGCTCATCGATTGCTTAACCGTGTGGCTGGCGAACGAGCTGTTTAGCGGCGACAGCTGGCGAACAGAGGAGGCGTCATTCGTCATCGCTCGTCGGCTGCTTGATGACGTGCGGAGCTTAGCGGATGTCTGCCGAGCTGTTGTCATCGTTTCAAACGAACTGTTTTCCGGCGGCGTACCGGCCGATCCTGGCACGTTTCACTATATGAAAACGCTCGGATGGCTTCATCAACAGCTGGTCGCGGAAGCGGCAGCCGCCGCAGTCGTTGAATGCGGCCTCGTTCGAGTGAAAAAAGGGCGGTGGCCGCAATGA
- a CDS encoding adenosylcobinamide-GDP ribazoletransferase — MKQMWNGWLLALQLFTVIPIRRSIEWNALHVRWLVRFMPLAGAAIGVLAAGVYALCSIFSFGSPAFLALLLLWLGIWMAGGLHADGWMDVSDAFFSYRDAKRRQEIMSDSRVGAFAVLSLVCLLSFRWLFLYETIEAGIPPMLFVAVPLLSRTGAAWLLCVGKLAKPTGMAASVREYSSWRDAVLSLALAFLALSPLSVFGGVPVWMSAALVMAMALLALAAKPWAEKQFGGVTGDVLGALIEGGETLLWGVVWLLHSSAMG, encoded by the coding sequence ATGAAGCAGATGTGGAACGGTTGGCTGTTGGCGCTGCAGCTGTTTACCGTTATTCCGATTCGGCGCTCCATTGAATGGAATGCCCTTCATGTCCGTTGGCTTGTGCGCTTCATGCCGCTTGCGGGGGCGGCGATCGGGGTGTTGGCTGCTGGGGTGTATGCTTTATGCTCTATATTTTCGTTCGGCTCGCCGGCTTTTCTGGCGCTTCTCCTTCTTTGGCTTGGCATTTGGATGGCCGGCGGGCTGCACGCCGATGGTTGGATGGATGTGAGCGACGCCTTTTTTTCGTATCGCGACGCCAAACGGCGGCAGGAGATTATGTCCGATTCGCGCGTCGGCGCCTTTGCTGTCTTGTCGCTCGTCTGTTTATTGTCGTTTCGTTGGCTGTTTTTGTATGAGACGATTGAGGCGGGGATTCCGCCGATGTTGTTTGTTGCCGTGCCGCTGTTGTCGCGGACAGGGGCCGCCTGGCTGCTTTGCGTCGGCAAGTTGGCGAAACCAACAGGAATGGCGGCATCGGTGCGCGAATATAGTTCATGGCGCGATGCCGTCTTGTCGCTCGCGCTCGCCTTTCTCGCCCTTTCGCCTCTTTCGGTGTTTGGGGGCGTCCCAGTATGGATGAGTGCCGCGCTCGTTATGGCGATGGCGCTTTTGGCGCTAGCGGCCAAGCCATGGGCGGAAAAACAGTTCGGCGGCGTCACCGGTGATGTGCTCGGAGCGCTCATTGAAGGAGGGGAGACGCTTTTATGGGGCGTCGTTTGGCTATTACATTCATCCGCCATGGGATGA
- a CDS encoding histidine phosphatase family protein, which translates to MGRRLAITFIRHGMTELNRQQVYIGWTDAPLAAAERVRLRRLKPKLPMAVDRIVSSDLRRCRETAILLFGGRPADWWTSEWRELSFGVWEGRTFAELAGEPAYRRWLEAPFSAAPPGGESYDAFQARITQALAETIALAERSGARHIAVITHGGPIRLMLEQYAPVSRSFWEWDVPFAGGYTLDSTLERWKGGERCISLSAVRFKENENGCGNGTE; encoded by the coding sequence ATGGGGCGTCGTTTGGCTATTACATTCATCCGCCATGGGATGACGGAGTTGAACCGCCAACAGGTGTATATCGGCTGGACGGATGCGCCGCTGGCTGCTGCTGAGCGCGTTCGGCTCCGCCGCCTAAAGCCAAAGCTGCCTATGGCGGTCGACCGGATTGTTTCAAGCGATCTTCGCCGCTGCCGGGAAACGGCGATTTTGTTGTTCGGCGGCCGTCCGGCGGACTGGTGGACAAGCGAGTGGCGCGAGCTGTCGTTTGGCGTTTGGGAAGGAAGAACGTTTGCCGAATTAGCCGGAGAACCGGCGTACCGCCGATGGCTTGAAGCGCCGTTTTCCGCAGCACCGCCCGGAGGCGAAAGCTATGACGCTTTTCAGGCGCGCATCACACAGGCGCTCGCGGAGACGATCGCTTTGGCTGAGCGAAGCGGCGCCCGCCATATCGCCGTCATCACCCACGGCGGCCCGATCCGTCTTATGCTTGAGCAATATGCGCCGGTTTCGCGTTCGTTTTGGGAATGGGATGTGCCGTTTGCCGGCGGGTATACGCTTGATTCAACGCTCGAGCGTTGGAAAGGGGGAGAGCGATGCATTTCGTTGTCGGCGGTGCGTTTCAAGGAAAACGAAAATGGGTGCGGGAACGGTACGGAATAA
- a CDS encoding bifunctional adenosylcobinamide kinase/adenosylcobinamide-phosphate guanylyltransferase, with translation MHFVVGGAFQGKRKWVRERYGISDGVHMVWHDGYQEPYGLPDGVKAAKTVVFDGLEAAIRRLPDAEEWERFFRIWKQWEDEVAGRTVVWIGTDVTQGVIPTAREDRRWRDAVGICYQRLVAICCRVDRIWCGLAERLK, from the coding sequence ATGCATTTCGTTGTCGGCGGTGCGTTTCAAGGAAAACGAAAATGGGTGCGGGAACGGTACGGAATAAGCGATGGTGTTCATATGGTATGGCATGACGGCTATCAAGAGCCATACGGGCTGCCGGACGGCGTCAAGGCGGCGAAAACCGTCGTCTTTGATGGGCTCGAAGCCGCCATTCGCCGCCTTCCGGATGCTGAAGAATGGGAGCGATTTTTCCGCATTTGGAAGCAATGGGAAGACGAAGTGGCCGGCCGCACCGTCGTCTGGATTGGGACGGACGTAACGCAAGGCGTCATTCCGACCGCTCGAGAGGATCGGCGTTGGCGCGACGCGGTCGGGATATGCTATCAGCGGCTTGTCGCCATATGCTGCCGCGTCGACCGAATTTGGTGTGGGCTGGCAGAACGATTAAAATAA
- a CDS encoding cob(I)yrinic acid a,c-diamide adenosyltransferase, translating into MKLYTRTGDQGKTSLVGGRVDKDHLRVEAYGTIDEANSFIGWALALLADDARFRDLCAELQKIQHELFDCGGDLAIVNGKLPYKATEEMVEFLEQRIDAYVQEAPPLRKFILPGGSKAAAALHMARTVTRRAERCIVSLQKAESINEVVLKYMNRLSDYLFAAARVVNARLGVGDVEYERSAIVFRDKEEGQ; encoded by the coding sequence ATGAAGCTGTACACGCGAACGGGAGATCAAGGGAAAACGAGTTTAGTCGGCGGACGCGTCGACAAAGATCATTTGCGCGTTGAGGCGTACGGAACGATCGATGAGGCGAATTCGTTCATCGGCTGGGCGCTCGCCTTATTGGCGGATGATGCGCGTTTCCGCGATCTTTGTGCCGAGCTGCAAAAAATCCAACACGAGCTGTTTGACTGCGGCGGGGATTTGGCCATCGTCAACGGCAAGCTGCCGTATAAAGCGACCGAGGAGATGGTCGAGTTTTTAGAACAGCGCATTGACGCGTACGTGCAAGAGGCGCCGCCGCTTCGGAAGTTCATTTTGCCGGGCGGTTCGAAGGCGGCGGCCGCGCTTCATATGGCGCGCACGGTGACAAGGCGGGCGGAACGATGCATCGTTTCCTTGCAAAAAGCGGAATCGATCAATGAGGTCGTGCTCAAGTATATGAACCGCCTGTCGGATTATTTGTTCGCCGCCGCCCGGGTCGTGAATGCGCGCTTAGGAGTGGGCGACGTCGAGTATGAGCGGAGCGCCATTGTGTTTCGCGACAAGGAGGAAGGGCAATGA
- a CDS encoding ECF transporter S component → MNRRFAWLAVCLALSVIGSFIKLPTFVGSIALDSAPALVAAAVLGPRAGATVAGLGHFISAYVGGWPLGPFHWLVACEMAGLSALFAAMYGRGWRFGGAAAFFVGNVFLAPLPLVVSFGWPFVAAIIPPLSAAAAANVLIAMAVMPSVVRLATKAGVRAPHA, encoded by the coding sequence ATGAACCGCCGTTTTGCCTGGCTGGCTGTTTGCCTGGCGCTTTCTGTCATCGGATCGTTCATCAAGTTGCCGACGTTTGTCGGCAGCATCGCTTTAGACAGCGCTCCGGCGCTCGTTGCCGCCGCTGTTCTCGGCCCGCGCGCCGGAGCAACGGTCGCCGGGCTTGGCCACTTCATTTCCGCCTACGTCGGCGGCTGGCCGCTCGGCCCGTTCCATTGGCTTGTTGCTTGTGAAATGGCGGGGCTTAGCGCTTTGTTTGCCGCAATGTATGGGCGGGGCTGGCGCTTCGGCGGAGCCGCTGCCTTTTTTGTCGGCAATGTGTTCTTGGCGCCGCTGCCCCTTGTCGTTTCGTTCGGCTGGCCGTTTGTTGCCGCAATCATTCCGCCGCTGTCGGCGGCTGCGGCCGCCAATGTGTTGATCGCCATGGCGGTGATGCCTTCTGTCGTCCGCTTGGCGACAAAAGCGGGGGTGAGGGCGCCGCATGCGTGA
- a CDS encoding AIR synthase related protein — translation MRDVLFLPFDDGVELAIAADGSAAVGEKPGDAVFAPAETTAYFAARVALMELASVGAEAKAVVLQNFIADECWEALCRGIKRAGDELGLNLPITGSSESNFATVQSALGVTAIGTVASGQKRIGITPEAAKFAVIGRPLVGPAVLAHPEWIAPLSLVAELLASPYVYELIPIGSKGIFYEWAQLLAANGRRWRACACPLPLFASGGPATSLLISYDPAGEQVLRRLAGRLFFPLFAEP, via the coding sequence ATGCGTGATGTGCTCTTTCTCCCGTTTGACGATGGCGTTGAACTAGCGATCGCTGCCGACGGTTCGGCGGCGGTCGGGGAAAAACCGGGCGACGCTGTTTTTGCTCCGGCCGAGACAACTGCCTATTTTGCCGCCCGCGTCGCCTTGATGGAGTTAGCCAGCGTTGGGGCGGAAGCGAAGGCGGTTGTGCTGCAAAACTTTATCGCCGATGAATGTTGGGAAGCGCTTTGCCGCGGCATCAAGCGGGCGGGCGACGAGCTGGGGCTTAATCTTCCGATTACCGGCAGCAGTGAATCGAATTTTGCCACCGTGCAGTCAGCGCTTGGGGTGACGGCGATCGGAACGGTGGCGAGCGGACAAAAGAGAATCGGCATCACGCCGGAGGCGGCCAAGTTTGCCGTGATCGGCCGCCCGCTCGTCGGCCCAGCCGTGTTGGCGCACCCGGAATGGATTGCGCCGCTTTCACTCGTTGCCGAGCTTCTTGCTTCCCCGTATGTTTACGAGTTGATTCCTATCGGCTCAAAAGGCATTTTTTATGAATGGGCGCAGCTGTTGGCCGCCAACGGTCGCCGGTGGCGCGCCTGCGCATGCCCGCTGCCGCTTTTTGCTTCCGGCGGCCCGGCGACCTCTTTGCTTATCAGTTATGATCCAGCTGGAGAGCAAGTATTAAGAAGGCTGGCTGGCCGTCTCTTTTTTCCGTTGTTTGCCGAGCCGTAA
- the sigX gene encoding RNA polymerase sigma factor SigX, whose translation MDPVFEQLYEKYHDDLFNFLFYMVRNREHAEDLVQEVYVKVLRSYKRFKGQCSEKTWLLSIARHVAIDFFRRQKHRRKWAGLPEWSEESIGADEPMPEEVAIQKEEIQLMYRCLARCTVDQQLVLVLRFIQSLSIAETATALGWTESKVKTTQHRALKALKRYMEEEAEREGWQHEKAQLE comes from the coding sequence ATGGACCCCGTCTTTGAACAGTTGTATGAAAAGTATCATGATGATTTGTTTAATTTTTTGTTTTACATGGTGCGGAATCGAGAGCATGCCGAAGATTTAGTCCAAGAAGTATACGTGAAAGTGCTGCGTTCGTATAAGCGGTTCAAAGGGCAATGCAGCGAAAAAACGTGGCTGCTGTCCATTGCGCGCCATGTGGCGATCGATTTTTTTCGTCGGCAAAAGCATCGTCGCAAATGGGCCGGCCTGCCGGAATGGAGCGAGGAGTCGATCGGAGCTGACGAACCGATGCCGGAAGAGGTCGCCATTCAAAAGGAGGAAATTCAGCTCATGTACCGCTGTTTGGCGCGCTGTACGGTCGATCAGCAGCTTGTGCTCGTCCTCCGGTTCATTCAATCGCTGTCGATTGCGGAAACGGCGACGGCGCTCGGCTGGACGGAGAGTAAAGTGAAAACGACGCAACACCGTGCGTTAAAGGCGCTGAAGCGCTATATGGAGGAAGAGGCAGAACGGGAGGGATGGCAACATGAAAAAGCTCAACTGGAATGA
- a CDS encoding GerMN domain-containing protein — translation MKKLNWNERCIQHGLEQLPVVKDRRAKEDVYERLERARRAARWKRRWIPAAASAAVLIAAVVAGPRLIIPEQADQQEAPSSAAETWQANDASSRSEVMMTTDAAPLVANEVTSTAVIALPDRKIGMVVPVAVPLFGRFAPEERLAAALDELNRSPLRSAAKWLDGVTMTPEAGGGSVWMVHVPARHRIFAADREEQQLFLVAVMETVRQMGGRHVRFFTGTKEGLDLSASGQLKATKVNRQKRIYYINRLSSFGDVVLISAPSDARSFPEAVQRMKKPGGRGLEPAIPPEVEVDRVDVNGRHAAVSLRFSDSLNIADEVRMTEAILLTAKEFGLREVTLAANGRSAIGPYPLGERIKVPAGPNAELLTASRR, via the coding sequence ATGAAAAAGCTCAACTGGAATGAGCGATGCATCCAACATGGCCTTGAACAGCTGCCCGTCGTCAAAGACCGCCGTGCGAAAGAGGATGTTTACGAGCGGTTGGAGCGCGCGCGTCGGGCGGCGCGCTGGAAGCGGCGCTGGATTCCGGCGGCCGCGTCGGCGGCGGTGCTTATTGCGGCTGTGGTTGCTGGTCCCCGCCTCATCATTCCGGAACAGGCGGATCAACAGGAAGCCCCCTCATCCGCCGCAGAGACATGGCAAGCAAACGATGCTTCTTCCCGCTCGGAAGTGATGATGACGACTGATGCGGCGCCGCTCGTGGCGAATGAAGTGACGAGCACGGCCGTCATCGCCTTGCCTGACCGGAAAATTGGCATGGTTGTACCGGTGGCTGTCCCACTTTTCGGCCGCTTTGCCCCGGAAGAACGGCTGGCGGCCGCGCTCGATGAGCTCAACCGCTCTCCGCTGCGGAGCGCAGCTAAATGGCTTGATGGTGTAACGATGACGCCGGAAGCAGGCGGCGGAAGCGTCTGGATGGTGCACGTTCCGGCTCGCCATCGCATATTTGCCGCCGACCGCGAGGAGCAGCAGCTGTTTTTAGTGGCGGTGATGGAAACCGTGCGGCAAATGGGGGGGCGCCATGTCCGCTTTTTTACTGGAACGAAAGAAGGCCTTGATCTATCGGCGTCCGGACAACTGAAAGCGACAAAGGTAAATCGCCAAAAACGAATTTATTATATCAACCGCCTTTCTTCGTTCGGTGATGTGGTGCTTATTTCGGCTCCGAGCGACGCCCGCTCGTTTCCCGAGGCGGTGCAGCGGATGAAAAAACCCGGTGGCCGCGGGCTTGAGCCGGCTATTCCACCGGAAGTTGAGGTCGATCGAGTCGATGTCAATGGGCGCCATGCCGCCGTTTCGCTTCGCTTTTCCGACTCGCTGAACATAGCGGATGAGGTGCGCATGACAGAAGCGATTTTGTTGACGGCAAAAGAGTTCGGCTTACGTGAGGTGACGTTGGCGGCCAATGGCCGCTCGGCCATCGGCCCATATCCGCTCGGGGAGCGGATCAAGGTGCCGGCCGGCCCGAACGCGGAACTGTTGACAGCAAGCAGGCGATAG
- a CDS encoding histidinol-phosphatase: MLTDYHNHLERGTLTLDYLRQFTDEAAKKGIEHFGISEHAYHFYQTKNILSNPWVEARRCYDMDDYVRLFHEAWDAGIDVKMSIEMDYTPGKHEEMAAFIRAYDFDYVIGSIHWVDDFGIDLVEYRREWERRDLYDTYRKYFDQVVTLAESNLFDIIGHLDLVKIFKYVPEDEEFLLEQYDRATTALANSKTCVEISTAGLRKPVGELYPDPRLLKMCYEKGIPIVFSSDAHVPEHVGADFDKAVELARSVGYTELMTFSKGERKAVPLG; encoded by the coding sequence ATGTTGACCGACTACCATAATCATCTCGAACGGGGAACGCTGACGCTTGATTATTTGCGCCAATTTACGGATGAGGCGGCGAAAAAAGGGATTGAGCATTTCGGCATTTCTGAACACGCGTATCATTTTTACCAAACGAAGAACATTTTGTCCAACCCGTGGGTGGAAGCGCGCCGCTGCTACGATATGGACGATTACGTCCGGCTGTTCCACGAAGCGTGGGATGCCGGCATCGATGTGAAAATGTCGATCGAAATGGACTATACGCCAGGCAAGCATGAGGAGATGGCGGCGTTCATCCGCGCGTACGATTTTGACTATGTCATCGGCTCCATTCATTGGGTTGACGATTTCGGCATCGACTTAGTCGAATATCGCCGCGAGTGGGAACGGCGCGATTTGTATGATACATACCGCAAATATTTCGATCAAGTCGTGACGCTTGCCGAATCGAACTTATTTGACATTATCGGCCACCTTGATTTGGTGAAAATTTTTAAATATGTTCCAGAAGATGAAGAGTTTTTGCTCGAACAATACGACCGGGCGACAACGGCGCTCGCCAATTCGAAAACGTGCGTCGAAATCAGCACGGCCGGGCTGCGCAAGCCGGTCGGCGAGCTGTACCCGGACCCGCGCTTGCTGAAAATGTGCTATGAAAAAGGCATTCCGATCGTCTTTTCCTCTGATGCGCACGTGCCGGAACATGTCGGCGCCGACTTTGACAAAGCGGTTGAACTCGCCCGCAGCGTCGGCTACACCGAGCTGATGACGTTCTCGAAAGGCGAGCGGAAGGCGGTGCCGCTCGGTTGA